A genome region from Pseudomonas sp. N3-W includes the following:
- a CDS encoding Ig-like domain-containing protein: MWWSKGKSRVTEGARALAAPMIMSLEPRMLFDGAVAATVAEAAQPESHPTADAAKAPAADHAVASKDTHGQADATPAAATPVAVPGQSAVFVDSRVKDPDSLLKGVAPGTQVVQLDGSKDGLQQIADYLGSHQGISTVEIIAHGNAGDLWLGSTYLSADNVAARSAVLGQIGKDMNVGGDILIYACYTAEGDRGVSFVDSIANMTGRDVAASSNRTGVGGDWNLEIATGTIESVNVLSAQSMSAYQWGLATWTATNNLDSGTNSLRAELALAQNGDIVTFSGSMTVNLNTELLINKNITIDGDLNNDGVADVTLSGQYKTRVIEVASGSTVLLDGLTITKGLAAGSGANSGFTASDALGGGILNAGNLTLKNVTVIANAASGGGGGGGVTPIYGGGSGGGGGGVGGSGGAAGGNTTAQGRPTYFGTAGGSGAGGIGGSYDSVHLGGRGGAVNGAGGAGGTSGTSGYSVGGNGGSATNGTITVGGGGGGSGWNRVGGIGGSAAGGVYNSGTMTVIGTSHISGNIAAGGGGGGGGGLAGDGGSADPGGAAGQGIGGIWNKGTLIMTAANFAALSGNVGGSGSGGGASGGGAAGSTPANVTNLRNDGTLINNYVEPPTATIVVADPTLGIGETSLVTITFSTAVTGFTNADLTIPNGTLSAVSSSDGGVTWTATFTPNASITDTTNVITLDNTGVQSVTGSVAGVGTTDSNNYVVDTVRPTATIVVADNALIAGETSLVTITFSEAVTGFTNADLTIANGTLTNVSSSDGGITWTATLTPSASTHDTTNVITLDNTGVNDTAGNAGAGSTNSNNYTIDTVRPTATIVVADTTLAIGETSLVTITFNEAVTGFTTADLTVANGTVTGLSSSDGGITWTGTLTPTNAISDTTNVVTLDNTGVSDTAGNAGTGTTNSNNYVVDTQRPTATIVVANTSLAIGQSSQVTITFSEAVTGFTNADLTIANGSLSAVSSSDGGITWTATLTPSATVSDSTNLITLDNTGVSDTAGNAGTGTTNSNNYAVDTVRPTATVVVANTALGIGQTSLVTITFSEAVTGFTNADLTIANGTLGAVSSSDGGVTWTATFTPSASINDTTNVITLDNTGVSDTAGNAGTGATSSNNYVVDTVRPTATIVLADSSLKVGETSLVTITFSEAVSGFTNADLTVPNGTLSAVSSSDGGITWTATFTPTVGVNDATNVITLANTGVADLIGNTGSGTTNSGNFVIDTVAPTATIVVADSALNIGETSLVTITFSEAVSGFTNADLTIANGTLSAVSSSDGGITWTATFTPTNAITDSTNLITLDNSGVQGVSSGNIGVGITDSNNYAIDTQRPTATIVVADTALAIGQTSVVTITFSEAVTGFTLADLTANNGTLTGLSTSDNITWTATFTPTAGVTDATNLITLDNTGIADVAGNAGAGATNSNNYAIDSQRPTATIVVADGTLNAGETSLVTITFSEAVQGFDNTDLSIPNGTLSAVSSSDGGITWTATFTPTVNVKDTTNLITLNNAGISDLAGNAGTGVTNSGNFTIDTVLPTATIVVADNALHIGETSLVTITFNEAVSGFTNADLTIANGTLSAVSSSDGGITWTATFTPTSAITDSSNLITLDNSGVQGATSGNAGTGTTDSNNYAIDTQRPTATIVVADPALGIGQTSLVTITFSEAVTGFSNADLTIDNATLSNVSSSDGGITWTATLTPAAGITDTSNRVHLDNSLVQDLAGNAGAGTTDSNNYAIDSQRPTATIVVADGTLNAGETSLVTITFSEAVQGFDNTDLSIPNGTLSAVSSSDGGITWTATFTPTVNVKDTTNLITLNNAGISDLAGNAGTGVTNSGNFTIDTVLPTATIVVADNALHIGETSLVTITFNEAVSGFTNADLTIANGTLSAVSSSDGGITWTATFTPTSAITDSSNLITLDNSGVQGATSGNAGTGTTDSNNYAIDTQRPTATIVVADPALGIGQTSLVTITFSEAVTGFSNADLTIDNATLSNVSSSDGGITWTATLTPAAGITDTSNRVHLDNSLVQDLAGNAGAGITDSNNYAVDSVRPTATIVMADTDLRPGETSLVTITFSEAVQGFDNTDLSIPNGTLSNVSSSDGGVTWTATFTPTTGVTDATNLITLNNAGISDLAGNAGTGVTNSANYAVDTEVPTATIVVADSALKVGDTSLVTITFSEAVNGFSNADLSIANGTLSNVSSSDGGITWTATFTPTANVTDTTNLITLDNSGVTNASGNAGVGTTDSNNFAIDTTRPTATIVVADNRLGIGETTTVTITFSETVSGFDLSDLSVANGTLSNLLSSDGGKTWTATLTPTANVDDTTNLIILDTSTVTDTAGNAGASIAISNNYILDATRPTATISVANPNLGIGQSTLVTFTFSEVVSNFDLSDLSVTNGELSNLASGDGGKTWTATFKPTAGVTDPSNFIALDTSNVTDLAGNTGSGVAVSNNYVIDSERPSATVVVANPNLGVGQTSLVTITFNEAVSHFDLSDISAGNGTLSNLSSNDGGKTWTATLTPSANVSNGNNAITLNTAAVSDAAGNTGSGVIQSNGYAINTVPAGVVPTSPVVVFPPDPQDREPVTVTVPDQPNVPLQPFVFTAPTGNLASPLTFPPLFEQRVLGDGIRPLGDIFINRGALSPSFIAQVFSNESGSGDGSGHGFLGFGGGDGGVFSTSTLASLFNQDTGTDRDSLDAFGSHSIQTGDISQGLRGVFGAPSLGQQLQQLKDTEQQQVNNLAAALQQVGISEMQA; the protein is encoded by the coding sequence ATGTGGTGGAGCAAAGGCAAGTCGCGAGTTACCGAGGGCGCACGGGCACTGGCCGCGCCCATGATCATGTCCCTGGAACCGCGCATGCTGTTCGATGGCGCAGTGGCAGCCACGGTGGCCGAGGCCGCTCAGCCTGAGAGTCATCCGACTGCCGACGCCGCCAAGGCGCCGGCCGCCGATCATGCGGTGGCCAGCAAGGACACCCACGGTCAGGCTGATGCAACGCCGGCCGCCGCGACGCCGGTCGCCGTACCCGGGCAGAGCGCGGTGTTTGTCGACTCTCGGGTCAAAGACCCCGACAGTTTGCTCAAAGGCGTCGCGCCCGGCACCCAGGTGGTGCAACTCGATGGCAGCAAGGACGGATTGCAGCAGATCGCCGACTACCTGGGCAGCCACCAGGGCATCAGCACGGTGGAGATCATTGCCCACGGCAACGCCGGGGATCTGTGGCTGGGCAGCACATACCTGTCAGCCGATAACGTCGCTGCTCGCAGCGCCGTGTTGGGGCAAATCGGCAAGGACATGAATGTCGGCGGCGACATCCTGATCTACGCCTGCTACACCGCCGAGGGTGATCGCGGCGTCAGTTTTGTCGACTCGATTGCCAACATGACCGGCCGCGACGTCGCCGCCTCCAGCAACCGCACCGGCGTGGGCGGCGACTGGAACCTGGAAATCGCCACCGGCACCATCGAGAGCGTCAACGTGCTCTCGGCCCAGTCCATGAGTGCCTACCAATGGGGCCTGGCCACCTGGACGGCGACCAACAACCTGGACAGCGGCACCAACTCCCTGCGCGCCGAACTGGCGCTGGCGCAGAACGGCGACATTGTCACCTTCAGCGGCAGCATGACCGTTAACCTGAACACCGAATTGCTGATCAACAAGAACATCACCATCGATGGCGATCTGAACAACGACGGCGTGGCCGACGTGACGCTGAGCGGTCAATACAAGACCCGCGTCATTGAAGTCGCGTCCGGCAGCACCGTGCTGCTCGACGGCTTGACCATCACCAAAGGCCTGGCCGCCGGCAGTGGCGCCAACAGTGGTTTCACCGCCAGTGATGCCTTGGGCGGCGGGATCTTGAATGCCGGTAACCTGACCCTGAAAAACGTCACCGTGATCGCCAACGCAGCGTCCGGTGGTGGTGGCGGCGGTGGCGTGACGCCGATTTATGGCGGCGGTAGCGGTGGTGGCGGCGGCGGGGTGGGCGGCTCGGGCGGCGCTGCCGGCGGCAACACTACGGCACAGGGGCGGCCAACGTATTTCGGCACTGCGGGCGGTTCCGGCGCGGGCGGCATCGGCGGCAGTTATGACTCGGTCCATCTCGGCGGCCGTGGCGGCGCCGTCAACGGCGCGGGCGGCGCAGGCGGCACCTCCGGCACGTCGGGCTACAGCGTCGGCGGCAACGGCGGTTCGGCAACCAACGGCACGATCACCGTCGGTGGTGGCGGTGGCGGTTCCGGCTGGAACCGGGTCGGCGGCATCGGCGGTTCGGCAGCGGGCGGCGTTTATAACTCCGGCACCATGACCGTGATCGGCACTTCGCACATCAGCGGCAACATTGCGGCCGGTGGTGGCGGCGGCGGCGGCGGCGGCCTGGCAGGGGATGGCGGCAGCGCCGATCCCGGCGGTGCTGCAGGCCAGGGCATCGGCGGGATCTGGAACAAAGGCACGCTGATCATGACCGCAGCGAACTTCGCGGCCCTGAGCGGCAACGTCGGCGGCAGCGGCTCCGGCGGTGGTGCGTCGGGTGGCGGTGCTGCGGGCAGCACCCCGGCAAACGTGACCAACCTGCGCAACGACGGCACCCTCATCAACAATTACGTCGAGCCCCCCACCGCAACAATCGTGGTGGCCGACCCGACGCTGGGCATCGGCGAAACTTCGCTGGTGACCATCACCTTCAGCACCGCCGTGACCGGTTTCACCAATGCCGACCTGACGATCCCCAACGGCACCCTGAGTGCAGTCAGCAGCAGCGATGGCGGCGTGACCTGGACCGCGACGTTCACGCCGAACGCGTCGATCACCGACACCACCAACGTCATCACGCTGGATAACACCGGGGTGCAGAGCGTCACTGGCAGCGTGGCGGGCGTGGGCACCACCGATTCCAACAATTACGTGGTCGACACCGTGCGGCCCACCGCGACCATCGTGGTCGCCGACAACGCGCTGATCGCCGGCGAAACCTCGTTGGTGACCATCACCTTCAGTGAAGCCGTGACCGGTTTCACCAATGCCGACCTGACCATCGCCAATGGCACGTTGACCAACGTCAGCAGCAGCGACGGCGGCATCACCTGGACGGCCACGCTCACGCCAAGCGCCAGCACCCACGACACCACCAACGTCATTACCCTGGACAACACCGGGGTCAACGACACGGCAGGCAACGCCGGCGCCGGCAGCACCAACTCAAACAACTACACCATCGATACCGTGCGGCCAACGGCGACCATCGTTGTCGCCGACACCACGCTGGCCATCGGCGAAACCTCGCTGGTGACCATCACCTTCAACGAAGCGGTGACCGGTTTCACCACCGCTGACCTGACCGTGGCCAACGGCACCGTCACCGGACTGAGCAGCAGCGACGGCGGCATTACCTGGACCGGCACGCTGACGCCAACCAATGCGATCAGCGATACCACCAACGTCGTGACCCTGGATAACACAGGGGTCAGTGATACGGCGGGCAACGCCGGCACCGGCACCACCAATTCGAACAACTACGTGGTCGATACCCAGCGGCCGACCGCAACCATCGTGGTCGCCAACACCAGCCTGGCCATCGGCCAGAGTTCGCAGGTGACCATCACGTTCAGCGAGGCGGTGACCGGTTTCACCAACGCCGACCTGACCATCGCCAACGGCTCGTTGAGCGCCGTCAGCAGCAGCGATGGCGGTATCACCTGGACGGCGACCTTGACACCGAGTGCGACGGTCAGTGACAGCACCAACCTGATCACGCTGGACAATACCGGGGTCAGTGATACGGCGGGCAACGCCGGCACAGGGACGACAAACTCCAATAACTATGCGGTGGATACCGTTCGGCCAACAGCGACCGTGGTGGTGGCCAACACGGCCTTGGGTATCGGCCAGACTTCGTTGGTGACCATCACCTTCAGCGAAGCGGTGACCGGCTTCACCAACGCCGACCTGACCATCGCCAACGGCACATTGGGCGCGGTCAGCAGCAGTGACGGTGGCGTCACCTGGACGGCAACGTTCACCCCGAGCGCCAGCATCAACGACACCACCAACGTCATCACCCTGGACAACACCGGGGTCAGCGATACGGCAGGCAATGCCGGCACTGGCGCCACGTCGTCGAACAACTACGTGGTCGATACTGTGCGCCCGACCGCCACCATTGTGCTCGCCGACAGCAGTCTGAAGGTCGGTGAAACCTCGCTGGTGACCATCACGTTCAGCGAAGCGGTGAGCGGTTTCACCAACGCCGACCTGACCGTCCCCAACGGCACCTTGAGCGCGGTCAGCAGCAGCGACGGCGGGATCACCTGGACCGCGACTTTCACGCCAACGGTGGGCGTCAATGATGCGACCAACGTCATCACCCTGGCCAACACCGGCGTGGCCGACCTGATCGGCAATACCGGCAGCGGCACCACCAACTCCGGCAATTTCGTGATCGACACCGTGGCGCCGACTGCCACTATCGTGGTCGCCGACAGTGCGTTGAACATCGGTGAAACGTCGTTGGTGACCATCACGTTCAGCGAAGCGGTGAGCGGGTTTACCAATGCCGACCTGACCATCGCCAACGGTACGCTCAGTGCGGTCAGCAGCAGTGACGGCGGCATCACCTGGACGGCGACCTTCACCCCGACCAACGCCATCACCGACAGCACCAACCTGATCACCCTGGACAACAGCGGTGTACAGGGTGTCAGCAGCGGCAACATCGGTGTCGGCATCACCGACTCCAACAATTACGCCATCGATACCCAGCGCCCGACCGCGACCATTGTCGTTGCCGACACGGCGTTGGCCATCGGCCAAACCTCGGTAGTGACCATCACCTTCAGTGAGGCTGTGACCGGTTTCACTCTCGCCGATCTGACGGCCAACAACGGTACGCTCACCGGCCTGAGTACCAGCGACAACATCACCTGGACGGCGACCTTCACGCCAACAGCCGGCGTCACCGATGCGACCAACCTCATCACCCTGGACAACACCGGGATCGCGGACGTGGCGGGCAACGCCGGCGCTGGCGCCACCAACTCCAACAATTACGCCATTGACAGCCAGCGTCCGACCGCCACCATCGTGGTCGCCGACGGCACCCTCAACGCGGGCGAAACTTCGCTGGTGACCATCACCTTCAGCGAGGCGGTGCAGGGCTTCGACAACACTGACCTGAGCATCCCCAACGGCACCTTGAGTGCCGTGAGCAGCAGCGATGGCGGCATCACCTGGACGGCGACGTTCACCCCGACCGTCAACGTCAAAGACACCACCAATCTGATCACGCTTAACAATGCAGGCATCAGCGACCTGGCGGGCAACGCCGGCACCGGCGTCACCAACTCGGGCAATTTCACCATCGATACCGTGCTGCCGACGGCGACCATCGTGGTCGCCGACAACGCGCTGCATATTGGTGAAACGTCACTGGTGACCATCACCTTCAACGAGGCGGTGAGCGGTTTCACCAACGCCGACCTGACCATCGCCAATGGCACGCTCAGTGCGGTCAGCAGCAGTGATGGCGGGATCACCTGGACGGCGACCTTCACCCCGACCAGCGCCATCACCGACAGCAGCAACCTGATCACGCTGGACAACAGCGGTGTACAGGGCGCCACCAGTGGCAACGCCGGCACCGGCACCACTGATTCCAACAACTACGCCATCGATACCCAGCGCCCGACCGCGACCATCGTGGTCGCTGACCCGGCGCTGGGCATCGGCCAGACGTCGCTGGTGACCATCACCTTCAGCGAAGCGGTCACCGGTTTCAGCAACGCTGACCTGACCATCGATAACGCCACCCTGAGCAACGTCAGCAGCAGCGACGGCGGCATCACCTGGACCGCCACCCTGACGCCGGCAGCGGGCATCACCGACACCAGCAATAGGGTGCATCTGGACAACTCCCTGGTGCAGGACCTGGCAGGCAATGCGGGCGCTGGCACTACCGACTCCAACAACTACGCCATTGACAGCCAGCGTCCGACCGCCACCATCGTGGTCGCCGACGGCACCCTCAACGCGGGCGAAACTTCGCTGGTGACCATCACCTTCAGCGAGGCGGTGCAGGGCTTCGACAACACTGACCTGAGCATCCCCAACGGCACCTTGAGTGCCGTGAGCAGCAGCGATGGCGGCATCACCTGGACGGCGACGTTCACCCCGACCGTCAACGTCAAAGACACCACCAATCTGATCACGCTTAACAATGCAGGCATCAGTGACCTGGCCGGCAACGCCGGCACCGGCGTGACCAACTCGGGCAATTTCACCATCGATACCGTGCTGCCGACGGCGACCATCGTGGTCGCCGACAACGCGCTGCATATTGGTGAAACGTCACTGGTGACCATCACCTTCAACGAGGCGGTGAGCGGTTTCACCAACGCCGACCTGACCATTGCCAATGGCACCTTGAGTGCGGTCAGCAGCAGTGATGGCGGGATCACCTGGACGGCGACCTTCACCCCGACCAGCGCCATCACCGACAGCAGCAACCTGATCACCCTGGACAACAGCGGCGTGCAGGGCGCCACCAGTGGCAACGCCGGCACCGGCACCACTGATTCCAACAACTACGCCATCGATACCCAGCGCCCGACCGCGACCATCGTGGTCGCTGACCCGGCGCTGGGCATCGGCCAGACGTCGCTGGTGACCATCACCTTCAGCGAAGCGGTCACCGGTTTCAGCAACGCTGACCTGACCATCGATAACGCCACCCTGAGCAACGTCAGCAGCAGCGACGGCGGCATCACCTGGACCGCCACCCTGACGCCGGCAGCGGGCATCACCGACACCAGCAATAGGGTGCACCTGGACAACTCCCTGGTGCAGGACCTTGCAGGCAATGCAGGCGCCGGCATCACCGACTCCAACAATTACGCCGTCGACAGCGTGCGTCCGACCGCCACCATCGTCATGGCCGACACCGACCTGCGGCCTGGCGAAACTTCGCTGGTGACCATCACCTTCAGCGAGGCGGTGCAGGGCTTCGACAACACTGACCTGAGCATTCCCAACGGCACCCTGAGCAACGTCAGCAGCAGCGACGGCGGCGTCACCTGGACCGCGACGTTCACCCCGACCACGGGCGTGACCGACGCCACCAACCTGATCACCCTGAACAATGCGGGCATCAGCGACCTGGCGGGCAATGCCGGTACGGGTGTGACCAACTCGGCCAACTATGCGGTGGACACCGAGGTGCCGACGGCAACCATTGTGGTCGCCGACAGCGCGCTCAAAGTTGGCGATACGTCGCTGGTGACCATTACATTCAGTGAAGCGGTCAACGGTTTCAGCAACGCCGACCTGAGCATTGCCAACGGCACCCTGAGCAACGTGTCGTCGAGTGACGGCGGTATCACCTGGACCGCGACGTTCACGCCGACAGCCAACGTCACCGATACCACCAACCTGATCACCCTCGATAATAGTGGCGTGACCAATGCCTCGGGCAACGCGGGCGTCGGCACCACCGATTCGAACAACTTCGCCATTGACACGACGCGGCCCACCGCGACCATCGTGGTGGCGGACAACCGTCTGGGCATCGGCGAGACGACCACGGTCACCATCACCTTCAGCGAGACGGTATCGGGTTTCGACCTGTCGGACCTCAGCGTCGCCAATGGCACGTTGTCCAACCTGCTCAGCAGTGACGGCGGCAAAACCTGGACCGCGACCCTGACGCCAACGGCCAATGTCGACGACACCACCAACCTGATCATCCTCGATACCAGTACGGTGACGGACACGGCGGGCAATGCCGGTGCTTCGATAGCCATCTCCAACAACTACATCCTCGATGCCACCCGGCCGACGGCGACCATCTCGGTTGCCAACCCGAACCTGGGCATTGGCCAGAGCACGCTGGTGACGTTCACCTTCAGCGAGGTGGTGAGCAATTTCGATCTGTCGGACCTCAGCGTGACCAATGGCGAGCTGAGCAATCTGGCCAGCGGCGACGGCGGCAAGACCTGGACCGCGACCTTCAAGCCGACTGCCGGCGTCACCGACCCGAGCAACTTTATTGCGCTCGATACCAGCAACGTCACCGACCTGGCCGGCAACACCGGCTCGGGCGTGGCGGTGTCCAACAACTATGTGATCGACAGTGAACGCCCAAGCGCAACCGTGGTCGTCGCCAACCCGAATCTGGGCGTCGGTCAGACCTCGCTGGTGACCATCACCTTCAACGAGGCGGTGAGCCATTTCGACCTGTCGGACATCAGCGCGGGCAACGGCACCTTGTCCAACCTGAGCAGCAACGACGGCGGCAAGACCTGGACCGCGACCCTGACGCCGAGCGCCAATGTCAGCAATGGCAACAACGCGATCACGCTGAACACGGCGGCTGTCAGCGACGCCGCTGGCAACACCGGCAGCGGTGTCATCCAGTCCAATGGCTATGCGATCAACACTGTGCCGGCGGGTGTTGTACCGACGTCGCCGGTCGTGGTGTTCCCGCCCGACCCGCAGGACCGGGAACCTGTGACGGTGACCGTGCCGGATCAACCGAACGTGCCACTGCAACCCTTTGTCTTCACCGCACCGACTGGCAATCTCGCCTCACCACTGACATTCCCGCCGCTGTTCGAACAGCGGGTGCTGGGTGACGGCATCCGGCCGCTGGGCGACATTTTCATTAACCGCGGCGCGCTCAGCCCGAGTTTCATCGCTCAGGTGTTCAGCAACGAAAGCGGCAGCGGCGACGGTTCCGGTCATGGCTTCCTCGGTTTCGGTGGGGGTGATGGCGGCGTGTTCAGCACCAGTACGCTGGCGAGCCTGTTCAATCAGGACACCGGCACGGACCGTGATTCGCTGGATGCCTTCGGCAGCCATTCGATCCAGACGGGCGACATTTCCCAGGGGCTGCGCGGGGTGTTTGGCGCGCCGTCGCTGGGTCAGCAGTTGCAGCAACTCAAAGACACCGAGCAACAGCAGGTCAACAACCTGGCTGCGGCTTTGCAACAGGTCGGCATCAGCGAAATGCAGGCTTGA
- a CDS encoding TolC family protein — protein MKRSHKLFGASLLALAIGGCAVTSDPIERSVSEQRAKSDLQNMYKDQEPLSGPLTLHQAMARAVKYNLEGRLKIMEEALAKRQLDLASFDMLPRMALDAGYAGRNNVSASSSQSVRTGTQSLEPSTSQDRDRNVADLTMVWNVLDFGVSYINAKQQGDQRLIVQERRRKVINTIVQDVRSAYWRAVAAERLLSQIDSLMARVDTARNNSQSMSDQRIGDPVQALGYQRSLIEATRQLQEQRRALSLAKTELSTLINLPMGTDLKLATPDDYQIPQLKVGMASLEHEALASRPELREQDYQTRISTAETRKAMLRLLPGLEFSAGGHYDSNSFLVNNRWADYGAKVTWNLFNVISAPAAIDVAKAGEEVAKARRQAMSIAVLAQLYVANANYQEALNQFKTNQQLSQIDGQILEQLRNRHQAAGIGELDLIQGELITLQADLRRDLSYADLRNAYGQIFASAGLDPLPDQVQSTQVQSIATALANREAAWASGDITVPVVNAPAK, from the coding sequence ATGAAAAGAAGTCATAAGTTGTTCGGTGCCAGCCTGCTTGCGCTGGCGATCGGCGGATGTGCAGTTACCAGTGATCCGATTGAACGCAGCGTCAGTGAGCAGCGTGCCAAGAGCGATCTGCAGAACATGTACAAGGACCAGGAGCCGCTCAGCGGCCCGCTGACTTTGCACCAGGCCATGGCCCGCGCGGTGAAATACAACCTCGAAGGCCGGCTCAAGATCATGGAGGAAGCGCTGGCCAAGCGTCAGCTCGACCTCGCCAGCTTCGACATGCTGCCGCGTATGGCGCTGGATGCCGGGTACGCCGGGCGTAACAACGTCAGCGCCTCCAGCAGCCAGAGCGTACGCACCGGCACCCAGTCCCTGGAACCGTCGACCTCCCAGGATCGCGACCGCAATGTCGCGGACCTGACCATGGTCTGGAACGTCCTCGACTTCGGCGTCAGCTACATCAACGCCAAGCAACAGGGCGATCAGCGCCTGATCGTTCAGGAACGTCGACGCAAGGTGATCAACACCATCGTTCAGGACGTACGCTCGGCGTACTGGCGAGCGGTGGCTGCCGAACGCCTGCTCTCGCAGATCGACAGCCTGATGGCGCGGGTCGACACCGCGCGCAACAACAGCCAGAGCATGAGCGACCAGCGCATTGGCGACCCGGTGCAGGCGTTGGGTTATCAGCGCTCGTTGATCGAGGCGACCCGTCAGTTGCAGGAACAGCGTCGGGCCTTGTCCCTGGCTAAAACAGAACTATCGACCCTGATCAACCTGCCCATGGGCACCGACCTGAAGCTGGCGACCCCGGACGACTACCAGATTCCGCAACTGAAAGTCGGCATGGCCAGCCTGGAGCACGAAGCGCTGGCCAGCCGCCCGGAACTGCGTGAGCAGGATTACCAGACCCGTATCAGCACCGCCGAAACCCGCAAAGCCATGCTGCGTCTGCTGCCGGGTCTTGAGTTCTCGGCGGGCGGGCATTACGACAGCAACTCGTTTCTGGTCAACAACCGCTGGGCCGATTACGGGGCGAAAGTCACCTGGAACCTGTTCAACGTGATTTCCGCACCAGCGGCCATCGACGTCGCCAAGGCTGGCGAAGAAGTCGCCAAGGCACGCCGTCAGGCCATGTCCATCGCAGTGCTGGCCCAGTTGTATGTGGCCAATGCCAACTATCAGGAAGCGCTGAACCAGTTCAAGACCAACCAGCAACTGTCGCAGATCGACGGGCAGATTCTGGAACAGCTGCGCAACCGTCATCAGGCAGCCGGCATTGGTGAGCTTGACCTGATCCAGGGCGAACTGATCACCTTGCAGGCCGATCTGCGCCGCGATCTGTCGTACGCCGATCTGCGTAACGCCTATGGCCAGATTTTCGCCAGCGCCGGGCTCGACCCGCTGCCGGACCAGGTGCAGTCCACGCAAGTGCAATCCATCGCCACCGCACTGGCCAACCGCGAAGCGGCCTGGGCCTCGGGCGATATCACGGTGCCGGTGGTCAATGCCCCGGCCAAGTGA
- the cysC gene encoding adenylyl-sulfate kinase, with amino-acid sequence MPRPSDLLAPTASVNREQREARNGHRGAAILLTGLPAAGKSTLAQALHAELFERGVQSVVLDGDGLRVGLNRDLGFSERDRQENIRRASELAALLVENGQIVILAMIAPLVELRSLFAQRLGEDYREVWCSASLVVCEQRDPKGHYARARRGDLPGFTGVSAPYEPPVSASLVLDTGAQAVDACLDRLLTWLGECAVLSTP; translated from the coding sequence ATGCCCCGGCCAAGTGACCTGCTGGCGCCGACGGCAAGCGTTAATCGCGAGCAACGGGAGGCCCGCAATGGCCACCGGGGTGCGGCGATTCTGCTGACCGGGTTGCCGGCGGCAGGCAAGTCGACCCTGGCCCAGGCGCTGCACGCCGAGCTGTTCGAGCGCGGTGTGCAGAGTGTGGTGCTCGACGGGGATGGGCTGCGGGTCGGGCTTAATCGTGATCTGGGTTTCAGTGAGCGCGACCGTCAGGAAAATATCCGCCGCGCCAGCGAACTGGCCGCATTGCTGGTGGAGAACGGCCAGATCGTGATTCTGGCGATGATTGCGCCGTTGGTGGAACTGCGAAGTCTGTTTGCCCAGCGACTCGGCGAGGACTATCGCGAAGTCTGGTGCAGCGCGTCGTTGGTGGTCTGCGAGCAGCGCGATCCCAAAGGGCATTATGCCCGCGCCCGCCGTGGCGATTTGCCCGGGTTCACCGGCGTGTCCGCGCCTTATGAACCGCCCGTTTCGGCGTCGTTGGTCCTCGATACCGGCGCACAGGCCGTCGATGCCTGTCTTGATCGTCTGCTGACCTGGCTCGGCGAATGCGCGGTGCTGTCCACGCCATGA
- a CDS encoding aspartyl/asparaginyl beta-hydroxylase domain-containing protein gives MSRPAFSRLPVAVDVPLLLQALAAIDEDQWQGHFNSAYYAGDWSGVALISATDALTELSPGRGQPQLRAPWLSDGRWQQALRDLPLEIVSARLLRLGPGGQIHEHRDYDLGSPNADLRLHIPLLSPPRVDFLLGGQRMPMQAGECWFLDLSRPHRVDNHDHLPRVHLVLDCRPGAWLEQAIVDGVATTPSPGVTVDALEAFQRLVAADPVLAMTLQGLRDNESFIVRTLELAAERGLLFSREELQAAMRQGRRQWNEQWSA, from the coding sequence ATGAGTCGCCCCGCGTTCTCGCGCTTGCCGGTAGCGGTGGATGTGCCGCTGCTGTTGCAGGCGCTGGCGGCGATTGATGAAGACCAATGGCAGGGTCACTTCAACAGCGCCTATTACGCCGGCGACTGGAGCGGCGTGGCGCTGATTTCGGCGACGGATGCGCTGACCGAACTGTCGCCGGGTCGTGGTCAGCCGCAATTGCGCGCCCCCTGGCTAAGCGATGGTCGCTGGCAACAAGCCCTGCGCGATCTGCCTCTGGAAATCGTCAGCGCACGCCTGCTGCGCCTCGGGCCGGGCGGCCAGATTCATGAACATCGTGACTATGATCTGGGTTCGCCGAACGCCGATTTGCGTCTGCACATTCCCTTGCTCAGCCCGCCTCGCGTGGATTTCCTGCTGGGCGGCCAGCGCATGCCGATGCAGGCCGGCGAGTGCTGGTTCCTTGATTTGTCGCGGCCACATCGGGTGGACAATCACGATCATCTGCCGCGGGTTCATCTGGTGCTCGATTGTCGGCCTGGGGCTTGGCTTGAGCAGGCGATTGTCGACGGGGTAGCGACCACTCCATCGCCTGGCGTCACCGTCGATGCATTGGAGGCGTTTCAGCGGCTGGTCGCGGCAGACCCTGTGTTAGCGATGACGTTGCAGGGTTTGCGAGATAACGAATCCTTTATCGTTCGGACCCTGGAATTGGCTGCTGAGCGCGGCCTGCTGTTTTCCAGGGAAGAACTGCAAGCAGCGATGCGTCAGGGACGGCGCCAGTGGAACGAACAATGGAGCGCCTGA